From a region of the Mycosarcoma maydis chromosome 7, whole genome shotgun sequence genome:
- a CDS encoding uncharacterized protein (related to IME4 - positive transcription factor for IME2), translated as MLDDLAETEAVEAITSAFLSAPTAKQQLLTKLMKSTDNRFQEFCLHLTRRDCPHGKTCHKLHFKPVLYPQTEPSYGHCSYLNTCHRTTSCKYLHFQLDTDPPHPAFVFQTTDPRHAYAPDSEEAQHIGLIHPSRTLQEHGLDQWIRPSSPSACLQEAQWIDCDLKNFDYSMLGKFDIILADPPWDIHMSLPYGTMSDDDMRSMPVPVLQDEGLIFLWTTGRAMELGRELLAHWGYTRIDELIWVKVGQTQRLIRTGRTGHHLNHTKEHCLVGAKIRPTTQAATETARSSNPIAGSTQRYIGSRAAGVPPPLPEWVHCGINADVIVSEVRDTSRKPDELYSIIERLCPGGRKVELFGRKHNVRKGWLTLGNQLKSDRVLDADLQKRLNDFRARGAQ; from the coding sequence ATGCTAGACGATCTGGCCGAAACAGAGGCGGTCGAAGCCATCACTTCCGCGTTTCTCTCGGCGCCAACggcaaagcagcagctgctcaccaAGCTTATGAAGAGCACCGACAACCGTTTCCAGGAATTCTGCCTCCATCTGACACGCAGAGACTGTCCGCATGGCAAGACATGCCACAAGTTGCATTTCAAGCCCGTACTGTATCCACAGACTGAGCCTTCCTATGGCCACTGCAGCTACCTGAATACCTGTCATCGAACCACATCGTGCAAGTATCTGCATTTTCAATTGGATACCGACCCGCCTCACCCCGCCTTTGTGTTTCAAACGACCGATCCACGCCATGCATACGCGCCAGACTCGGAGGAGGCACAGCACATCGGACTCATCCATCCATCGCGCACGCTCCAGGAACATGGCCTCGACCAATGGATCCGTCCGTCGTCGCCCTCGGCTTGCCTACAGGAAGCACAGTGGATCGATTGTGATCTGAAAAACTTTGACTACTCCATGCTGGGCAAATTTGATATCATCCTAGCAGATCCACCGTGGGATATCCACATGTCGCTGCCGTACGGAACAatgagcgacgacgacatgcGATCAATGCCAGTGCCCGTGCTTCAGGATGAAGGACTCATCTTCCTCTGGACGACGGGCCGAGCGATGGAGCTGGGacgcgagctgctcgcgcaTTGGGGCTACACACGTATCGATGAGTTGATCTGGGTCAAAGTGGGCCAGACGCAGCGTCTCATCCGTACCGGCCGAACGGGCCATCATCTGAATCACACAAAGGAACACTGTCTGGTTGGAGCCAAGATCCGACCTACCACACAAGCCGCAACGGAAACAGCGAGGAGCAGCAATCCCATCGCAGGATCTACACAGAGATACATCGGCAGCCGAGCAGCAGGGGTGCCACCGCCCTTGCCAGAATGGGTTCACTGTGGCATCAACGCTGACGTGATCGTCTCCGAGGTAAGAGACACTTCGCGCAAGCCAGACGAGCTGTACAGCATCATCGAACGACTCTGTCCCGGTGGCCGCAAGGTGGAACTCTTTGGTCGCAAACACAATGTTCGCAAGGGCTGGCTGACGCTCGGGAACCAGCTCAAGTCGGACCGTGTGCTAGATGCTGACCTGCAAAAGCGTCTAAATGATTTCAGAGCGAGAGGAGCACAATAG
- a CDS encoding uncharacterized protein (related to ELAV-like protein 2), translating to MIPRSDRVIFHLEPSPEIKAKNASPPSLANMETKPSEASSGTSATRWNSSKRIAIAKESRKPRVVAPATPWRSRTSHRPPSTAADEHHFSPLDRKAAGSTLKLELGAKSEPVTVSSAPTSATLVAGGEKERQSAMEADAYRHTLQPVAPTMERGEEWRSDRWRLLRPEPNSAADSFNRHVHARTDAYRQDQAAFNCPPQRTGLGVGSAAYQASARSAEMCWPSDKNNETNVYVNGLPEEMNDHMLYLLGSACGVVISHKSMLDRQTGLCKGFGFLMYASSEMAKKAIQWLNSHGFFASFAKESFSARLRRMADTSSTNVYLSNLPLKFTTQQLEQLFAPYPIASLKILYDVHGESRGVGFVRVYDRATAKECIDRLHGRMLPGTTLPLQVRFADSEAQKHLKHSMSQKHTLESLGLGPFVAGDARAVGDHALQYPGIERIRSASELDAAVAHAQKMAKSKARLGTQLPTHPMWARTHVVGVHSPGMAPHLGFNSTGMMPSEESAEVMYAGPKGACTFGRPLAMSPLVAGRWEQSNGLGGLPKAFIPPPGLTHPANAVQYLQDTGSLLAEETCDDRPDTTKPLHGGSRHLRHRNRQASARVRCSANSGADATQRAVSDPMAMLAAQTRIREALGLRERVRAAVSADNSIDEAQHAIPTNNDGCMRRSESISSIDQDDGGVDNDDDVDSCVEDDSLSVELLINGA from the exons ATGATCCCTCGCAGCGATCGAGTGAtcttccatctcgaacCGAGTCCAGAGATCAAAGCCAAGAACGCTTCCCCTCCTTCCTTAGCCAATATGGAAACAAAACCCAGCGAGGCAAGCTCTGGCACGTCTGCTACGCGAtggaacagcagcaagcgtatcgccatcgccaaagaGTCACGCAAGCCTCGCGTCGTAGCACCTGCCACGCCTTGGCGTTCGCGCACCTCACACAGGCCACCTTCTActgctgccgacgagcatCACTTCAGCCCGCTCGATcgcaaagctgctggctcTACACTGaaactcgagctcggagcCAAATCTGAGCCCGTCACGGTCTCTTCCGCTCCAACTTCGGCAACACTTGTTGCTGGAggcgagaaggagagaCAGTCGGCCATGGAAGCAGATGCATATCGACACACTCTGCAGCCAGTCGCACCTACAATGGAGCGGGGCGAGGAGTGGCGTTCTGATCGTTGGAGGCTGCTACGACCTGAGCCGAACAGCGCTGCGGACTCCTTCAATCGTCATGTGCATGCTCGCACCGATGCTTACCGACAGGACCAAGCCGCGTTCAACTGTCCTCCTCAACGTACGGGACTAGGAGTAGGAAGTGCTGCGTACCAGGCAtcagcaagaagcgcagaAATGTGCTGGCCATCGGACAAGAACAACGAGACCAACGTCTATGTCAATGGTCTACCGGAAGA GATGAACGATCATATGCTGTATCTTCTTGGCTCAGCATGCGGTGTAGTGATCAGTCACAAGTCGATGCTGGATCGACAGACGGGACTATGCAAAGGCTTCGGCTTTTTGATGTATGCCAGCAGTGAGATGGCTAAGAAGGCAATCCAGTGGCTTAACTCTCACGGATTCTTTGCTTCTTTTGCCAAG GAGTCGTTCTCTGCCAGGCTCCGCAGGATGGCAGACACATCCTCGACCAACGTTTATCTCAGCAATCTCCCGCTCAAGTTCAccacgcagcagcttgagcagctgttTGCGCCTTACCCGATCGCCAGTCTCAAGATTCTATACGATGTCCACGGCGAAAGTCGAGGCGTGGGTTTCGTTCGAGTGTACGATCGAGCCACGGCAAAGGAGTGCATCGATAGGCTGCACGGTCGGATGCTGCCTGGGACGACGCTGCCGTTGCAGGTGAGGTTTGCGGATAGCGAAGCACAAAAGCACCTCAAGCACAGTATGAGCCAAAAGCACACGTTGGAGTCGCTCGGCTTGGGACCATTCGTAGCTGGTGATGCACGTGCAGTTGGTGATCATGCTTTGCAGTATCCAGGAATAGAGAGGATCAGATCGGCGAGCGAGCTAGATGCAGCCGTAGCACATGCTCAAAAGATGGCGAAG AGCAAGGCTAGACTTGGAACTCAGCTGCCTACTCACCCAATGTGGGCCCGTACACATGTGGTTGGGGTGCATTCTCCTGGAATGGCGCCTCATCTAGGTTTCAATTCAACCGGGATGATGCCTTCTGAGGAAAGTGCAGAAGTGATGTACGCAGGCCCGAAAGGAGCCTGTACCTTTGGCCGCCCTTTGGCTATGTCGCCTTTGGTCGCTGGTAGATGGGAGCAAAGCAATGGATTAGGCGGCTTGCCCAAGGCTTTCATCCCGCCTCCTGGCTTGACTCATCCGGCCAATGCTGTCCAATACTTGCAGGACACTGGCAGTCTACTTGCCGAAGAAACTTGCGACGACCGCCCAGACACGACCAAGCCTCTCCACGGGGGCAGTCGTCACTTGCGCCACCGAAACAGGCAGGCAAGCGCGCGCGTACGTTGTAGCGCCAACAGCGGCGCGGACGCAACTCAGCGAGCAGTTTCAGATCCAATGGCGATGCTCGCCGCGCAAACACGAATTCGTGAGGCGCTTGGATTGCGCGAGCGTGTACGTGCGGCTGTTTCGGCGGacaactcgatcgacgaaGCACAACATGCCATCCCTACTAACAACGACGGATGCATGCGACGCTCTGaaagcatcagcagcatcgaccaAGATGACGGCGGCGttgacaacgacgacgacgtcgataGTTGCGTGGAAGACGACAGTctcagcgtcgagcttctgATCAATGGCGCTTGA
- a CDS encoding phosphatidylethanolamine N-methyltransferase (related to CHO2 - phosphatidylethanolamine N-methyltransferase), giving the protein MATTESIGAVSSDGLRNRLNPTVRLDDSPRSDSTVLAGATSDQDPHDSKDNLSSHQHTKVLGRTPDGTVFTVPHTPDMLSSIFDPRQPKTPLDIVTVVSLSLQILLYFALSRRAAQIFFLLYFSFWRASYNAGLGWILKQQSEKGWIIRHVKQHGWMDANRRPRVHNWIKQQLVTKMDVDYVFDAMPLDYNVWLMFRSIVDVILLNDFFAYSLFAFSCTRLPEGHSVVMHILRWMAGWTFDLFTSGSDRRSRVVKTTLGMGDCFFLCMYSIGYAGYYGLSLVSGSYAVLFVSLAAHFSQFLFMTFFEGPHIERTYGERKPIAARVPLRQAPFNAASRKAAHARQDADTAPQTYSDDSVKIEERTSAKRTQQPHSTQITHDMELETPTPSQTQGSTAMTTEDEASDEGHSRAFKRDALRASSSSNDAIKQHLLDKQQRPVTTLHDLHHRIFRKDTVVFRNLDLMRANDFLLVISSIYALFPLLLPALSQTPRITLLFINALAWRTFHSFGLGFALSRQSESKWIVRHFLKHYHYAQPQDAVFEAFTHWKVVYNTSLVMTYISFGALAWNCYAPIGHSDWTVGPELLRHTLGLLLVALHVWTANSSYEVLGPFGWLYGDFFVDEYPHQLYYTGIYRFLNNPERSMGGAAFFGLALVSGSKLTLLMAIVSYIAHWGFLSYVEGPHMRKLYGEAALRKDSGLTKQLKSQWVAAKDSDLFRLAQEHPTIRNFQGTIEKVQRDASEAFEEFFRQSRPRFEGMLEETKVLLQQSKDRLLIVRVQDDQKLRSEGIDKSKYSLKVIRAQSTDDSTTPRFHLGEPIAVEWKAAPNHSRRDWIGLYLLSRFGGKQGADEAGLVTKISSQGKWLGVAEEEWVGDVHQGSAHVSGDVTAEGVSVFRDSKLPWVPGLYEFRYHHDAKHNVFARSDPIEIYVGSLPADASTAKSADVIDKTADIIRTIVRYSAATTRPLRLSISQPATQRVLSSVSSSSIPEDALDDSSMEASAPLVNPLNSIDAADQDDFAIWDREQATRISTAIKCAFNIELSPEVIIAEANVKRLARDVVEGTRVLQPAFAPLMG; this is encoded by the exons ATGGCTACTACCGAATCAATCGGCGCCGTCTCGTCCGACGGTCTGCGCAACCGTCTCAACCCAACGGTGCGCCTGGACGATTCGCCACGCTCCGACTCGACCGTGCTCGCCGGTGCCACCTCCGATCAAGACCCTCATGACTCTAAGGACAACCTTTCTTCGCACCAACATACAAAGGTGCTCGGCAGGACTCCCGATGGTACAG TCTTCACCGTCCCGCACACGCCGGACATGCTGTCGTCCATCTTTGATCCACGACAGCCAAAAACCCcgctcgacatcgtcaCCGTAGTCTCCCTTTCCCTTCAGATCCTCCTCTACTTTGCTCTCTCCCGTCGAGCTGCCCagatcttcttcttgctttACTTTTCCTTCTGGCGTGCATCCTACAACGCCGGCCTCGGCTGGATTctcaagcagcagagcgaAAAGGGTTGGATCATCCGTCACGTCAAGCAGCACGGTTGGATGGATGCCAACCGTCGTCCGCGTGTTCACAACTGGATTaagcagcagcttgtcaCCAAGATGGACGTCGATTATGTGTTTGATGCCATGCCGTTGGACTACAACGTCTGGCTCATGTTTCgaagcatcgtcgacgtcaTTTTGCTCAACGATTTTTTCGCCTATTCGCTCTTTGCCTTTTCTTGCACTAGGCTGCCAGAGGGTCACTCGGTGGTGATGCATATCCTGCGATGGATGGCTGGTTGGACCTTTGATCTTTTCACCTCTGGGTCAGATCGACGCTCACGTGTCGTCAAGACTACGCTGGGTATGGGTGactgcttcttcctctgc ATGTACTCGATCGGATATGCGGGCTACTACGGACTTTCTCTGGTCAGCGGTAGCTATGCCGTGCTATTCGTCTCTCTGGCCGCGCACTTTTCACAATTTCTGTTTATGACCTTCTTCGAAGGTCCGCATATCGAACGAACCTACGGTGAACGGAAGCCCATCGCAGCTCGTGTGCCTCTGCGTCAAGCCCCCTTCAACGCTGCCTCGCGCAAAGCGGCTCACGCCCGCCAAGATGCCGATACAGCGCCACAGACGTACAGCGACGACAGCGTCAAGATTGAGGAGCGCACGAGCGCAAAACGTACCCAGCAACCTCACTCCACTCAGATCACGCACGACATGGAGCTCGAAACCCCCACTCCCAGCCAGACGCAAGGTTCGACAGCCATGACCACCGAGGATGAAGCCTCGGACGAGGGTCACAGTCGAGCGTTCAAACGCGACGCCCTgcgcgcttcttcgtcatccAATGATGCAATCAAGCAGCATCTTTTGGACAAACAGCAGCGTCCGGTCACCACGCTCCACGACCTTCATCATCGCATCTTCCGCAAAGACACAGTCGTATTCCGCAACCTCGATTTGATGCGCGCCAACGACTTCCTGCTAGTCATTAGCTCCATTTACGCACTCTTTCCGCTTCTCCTTCCTGCGCTTAGCCAAACTCCTCGAATCACGTTGCTGTTCATCAACGCGCTCGCGTGGCGGACCTTCCATTCGTTTGGACTCGGATTCGCGCTCTCACGCCAAAGCGAGTCGAAATGGATCGTACGTCACTTTCTCAAGCACTACCACTACGCTCAGCCCCAGGATGCCGTGTTTGAAGCCTTCACCCATTGGAAGGTGGTCTACAACACGTCGCTCGTCATGACATACATCTCGTTCGGCGCGCTTGCTTGGAATTGCTATGCACCCATCGGTCATTCCGATTGGACTGTGGGACCGGAACTGTTGCGTCACACTTTGggtctgctgctcgtaGCGCTCCACGTGTGGACGGCGAATTCATCGTACGAAGTGCTTGGACCTTTTGGTTGGCTGTACGGCGATTTCTTCGTAGACGAGTACCCGCATCAGCTCTACTATACCGGAATCTACCGCTTCCTCAACAATCCCGAGCGGAGCATGGGCGGCGCAGCATTCTTTGGTCTCGCTTTGGTGTCAGGATCCAAGTTGACGCTGTTGATGGCCATCGTATCGTACATTGCTCATTGGGGATTTTTGAGCTACGTCGAGGGTCCACACATGCGCAAGTTGTACGGAGAGGCAGCGCTACGAAAAGACTCGGGACTCACCAAACAGCTCAAATCGCAATGGGTGGCTGCTAAGGATTCTGACCTCTTCCGATTGGCGCAGGAACATCCTACCATAAGAAACTTCCAGGGTACGATTGAAAAAGTGCAACGAGATGCATCGGAAGCATTCGAGGAATTCTTCCGTCAATCGCGACCTAGGTTCGAAGGCATGTTGGAGGAGACCAAGGTGTTGTTGCAGCAGAGTAAAGATCGTTTGTTGATCGTTCGCGTACAGGATGATCAGAAACTTCGATCCGAAGGTATCGACAAGTCCAAGTACAGTCTCAAGGTGATTCGAGCACAGTCGACGGATGATTCGACCACGCCACGATTTCATCTGGGCGAGCCGATTGCAGTCGAGTGGAAAGCAGCACCCAACCACTCGCGTCGCGATTGGATCGGGCTGTACTTGCTTTCGAGGTTCGGTGGCAAGCAAGGTGCGGACGAAGCTGGGCTCGTGACCAAGATTTCTAGTCAGGGCAAATGGTTGGGCGTTGCTGAGGAGGAGTGGGTGGGAGACGTGCATCAAGGTTCTGCGCATGTTTCCGGTGATGTGACGGCCGAGGGTGTATCTGTCTTCCGCGATTCCAAGCTGCCCTGGGTCCCTGGACTGTACGAGTTTAGATATCATCATGATGCTAAGCACAACGTGTTCGCTAGGTCCGATCCAATCGAGATCTATGTTGGAAGCTTACCCGCCGACGCATCCACCGCCAAGAGCGCCGATGTGATCGACAAGACAGCTGATATCATTCGTACTATTGTGCGATACTCGGCTGCCACCACCCGACCACTGCGCCTGTCGATCTCACAACCAGCAACGCAACGCGTGCTCTCATCcgtctcttcgtcgtcgatcccAGAAGACGCACTGGACGACTCGTCAATGGAAGCATCGGCGCCACTCGTCAACccgctcaactcgatcgatgcCGCGGATCAGGACGACTTTGCCATCTGGGACAGAGAACAGGCAACGCGTATCTCGACTGCCATCAAGTGCGCCTTCAACATCGAGTTGAGTCCCGAGGTCATCATTGCTGAAGCTAACGTGAAAAGGTTGGCCAGAGATGTGGTTGAAGGCACCAGGGTGCTTCAGCCTGCATTTGCGCCGCTGATGGGGTAG
- a CDS encoding uncharacterized protein (related to AIM27 - member of a transmembrane complex required for efficient folding of proteins in the ER) has protein sequence MALEQALFLDSAIRDWVLIPILVVMILVGVLRHNVITLLNSPPKSISAPALREQRVMARAAALRQNYFQLPPTSFASRKAFLTEALSSGKYLQPRDKEEKEGSKNPFEPAGGMEAMMEPMKKQMVMMIPQTVIMGWINFFFSGFVLLKLPFPLTVRFKVMLQRDIPTPDLDVTWVSALSWYFLTLFGLNAVYRLVLGDDNAADGTRDMAAMSGAAAPMQAMNPAAPGQAPDFEKLHHAERDNLELVGLEDSSVRWIGDGIEDRVLALYS, from the exons ATGGCTCTAGAACAGGCGTTGTTCTTGGATAGCGCCATCCGTGACTGGGTTCTGATCCCCATTTTGGTGGTCATGATCCTCGTGGGTGTGCTGCGACACAATGTCATCACGCTCCTCAACTCGCCACCAAAAAGCATCTCTGCTCCTGCACTTCGAGAGCA ACGAGTGATGGCAAGAGCGGCGGCGCTCCGACAAAACTACTTCCAGTTGCCCCCCACTTCGTTCGCATCTCGCAAGGCTTTCCTTACCGAAGCACTTTCGAGCGGAAAGTATCTACAACCCAGAGACAAGGAAGAGAAAGAGGGCTCCAAGAACCCATTTGAGCCTGCTGGTGGAATGGAAGCCATGATGGAACCCATGAAGAAGCAGATGGTTATGATGATCCCACAAACCGTCATTATGGGCTGGATCAACTTTTTCTTTTCCGGCTTTGTCCTCCTCAAGCTGCCATTCCCGTTGACAGTGAGGTTCAAAGTGATGCTTCAGCGCGACATTCCCACACCTGATCTCGATGTCACCTGGGTTTCCGCTCTCAGTTGGTACTTTTTGACTCTGTTTGGTCTCAACGCCGTCTACCGACTTGTTCTGGGAGATGACAATGCTGCCGATGGAACACGCGATATGGCTGCCATGtcaggtgctgctgcacctaTGCAAGCAATGAATCCGGCAGCGCCCGGTCAAGCACCGGACTTTGAAAAACTTCACCATGCTGAACGCGACAATCTGGAACTTGTTGGTCTCGAAGACTCGAGCGTTCGTTGGATCGGTGACGGTATCGAAGACCGCGTGCTTGCCCTGTATTCCTGA
- a CDS encoding mitochondrial 37S ribosomal protein mS45, with translation MAFASRSSAFSAIRQLGSGPAVASSSQSVVAAFSTSASSSYATPTADATARKPPYSAASEASPAPTDLNAIGRGRKSAGRGRPKMLAPFDEWIQSDARAYKQPKPGMGPNWIGDTPFPLNPSFNPPAPIRQSTKTEIWRLHASDPKEWTIRALSEKFSIGLQRTEAILRLKALESEWTSKNKPLQSEFQSNMDRLLGAQDRKRMPESEPSVQSTSKSMRGAQHEEFSEADSLDAPSVIAPAMAEESLKRASMIAALPSGGPDVDAKSSTKVIKTQRAPLSITKVSGDSYKGAGRVERNVRRAEKRKGPKAHARSNK, from the exons ATGGCATTTGCATCCAGATCATCGGCCTTCTCAGCGATACGCCAGCTTGGATCCGGACCGGCTGTAGCATCCAGCTCGCAAAGTGTTGTCGCCGCATTCTCGACCTCGGCTTCGTCCTCCTATGCCACACCGACAGCAGATGCGACTGCGCGCAAGCCTCCTTACTCTGCCGCTTCCGAAGCGTCTCCAGCACCTACAGATCTCAATGCGATCGGACGTGGTCGCAAGTCGGCGGGTCGAGGCCGTCCGAAGATGCTTGCTCCGTTCGACGAGTGGATTCAATCCGATGCACGAGCGTACAAGCAGCCCAAACCTGGCATGGGCCCCAACTGGATTGGCGACACCCCTTTCCCACTCAACCCTTCGTTCAACCCACCTGCGCCCATTCGACAGAGCACAAAGACCGAGATCTGGCGTCTGCATGCCAGCGATCCAAAGGAATGGACGATTCGCGCGCTATCGGAAAAGTTTTCGATCGGTCTGCAGAGGACAGAGGCCATCTTGCGATTGAAGGCGCTTGAGAGCGAGTGGACATCAAAG AACAAACCATTGCAAAGCGAGTTCCAATCTAACATGGACCGATTGCTTGGTGCACAAGACCGCAAACGCATGCCCGAGTCTGAGCCCTCTGTGCAGTCGACCAGCAAGTCGATGCGTGGTGCGCAGCACGAAGAATTTTCGGAAGCTGATTCGCTGGATGCACCCTCGGTAATCGCACCAGCGATGGCCGAAGAGAGTCTCAAGCGAGCTAGCATGATTGCTGCGCTGCCAAGCGGCGGTCCGGACGTCGATGCAAAAAGCTCGACCAAGGTGATCAAGACCCAGAGGGCACCTTTATCCATCACCAAAGTGTCCGGCGACTCGTACAAGGGCGCCGGTCGTGTAGAGCGAAATGTGCGTCGCGCGGAAAAGAGGAAAGGGCCCAAGGCCCACGCCCGTTCCAACAAGTGA